Genomic DNA from Peribacillus simplex:
TTTTGATTGCTGTCTCAGTCGTTAAACCGATTTCTTCAAGAAGTTCATCGACACTTCCATGTTCAATGAAATAATCAGGTATTCCCATTCGATCTATAATTGCCCCATAAAATCCTTGATCATGAGCATATTCAAGTACTGAGCTACCAAAACCACCTTGAAGAACCGCTTCTTCTATTGTCAAGATTGGCATTTTTTCACCAAGGAGACTGCTTAGCATGTTCTCATCCAAAGGCTTAATGAACCGGGCATTGATCACCTTGACTGAATAATCCTCTTTCTCCAGCAGTTCTGCCGCTTCAAGAGCCATGGGAATAGTTGTTCCGAACGTTAAGATGGCAGCATCCGTTCCTTCTTTAAGAACTTCCCACGAACCGATTGGAATCTGCTTTAAATCGGTATCCATCACAACTCCCCAACCATTTCCACGAGGGAAACGCATAGCAATCGGACCATCATTATATTTTAAGGCTGTATTGACCATATGCTGACCTTCGTTTTCATCTTTAGGCATCATTAACACCATATTCGGAACATGGCGTAAGAAAGCAATATCGAAAACGCCTTGATGCGTTTCACCATCGGAACCAACCAATCCAGCACGATCGATCCCTATGAATACGTTCAAATTTTGACGGCAGATATCATGAACGACCTGGTCATAAGCTCTTTGCAGGAAGGTTGAATATATGGCCAGGAAAGGTTTCATTTTTTGCGTTGCCAATCCTGCAGCAAAAGTTGCAGCATGCTGCTCGGCAATCCCTACATCATAGAAACGCTCTGGGAACTCTTGAGAAAAGCCCACCAACTTCGATCCTACGGGCATTGCAGGTGTAATCGCGACAATCCGCTCATCTTCACGAGCTAGCCTGCTGACAGTATCGCTTACAAGAGCGCTCCACGCAGGACCTTTACTAGGGGATTTCACGAAATCGCCAGTCTCGATCTTATATGGGCCTGTCCCATGCCAGTTCCCTGTTGTATCCAATTCGGCAGGTGAGTATCCTTTGCCTTTT
This window encodes:
- the dxs gene encoding 1-deoxy-D-xylulose-5-phosphate synthase; translated protein: MDLLSIKDPSFLKKMNNEELVELSVEVRKFLVEKLSVTGGHIGPNLGVVELTIALHKEFDSPNDKILWDVGHQSYVHKILTGRAGEFDTLKKYKGLCGFPKMIESPHDVWETGHSSTSLSAAMGMAAARDIKGESSFILPVIGDGALTGGMALEALNHIGDEKKDMIVILNDNEMSIAPNVGALHTILGRLRTAGKYNWAKDELELLLKKIPAVGGKLAATAERLKDSMKYLLVSGIFFEELGFTYLGPVDGHNYEELLENLRYAKKTKGPVLLHVITKKGKGYSPAELDTTGNWHGTGPYKIETGDFVKSPSKGPAWSALVSDTVSRLAREDERIVAITPAMPVGSKLVGFSQEFPERFYDVGIAEQHAATFAAGLATQKMKPFLAIYSTFLQRAYDQVVHDICRQNLNVFIGIDRAGLVGSDGETHQGVFDIAFLRHVPNMVLMMPKDENEGQHMVNTALKYNDGPIAMRFPRGNGWGVVMDTDLKQIPIGSWEVLKEGTDAAILTFGTTIPMALEAAELLEKEDYSVKVINARFIKPLDENMLSSLLGEKMPILTIEEAVLQGGFGSSVLEYAHDQGFYGAIIDRMGIPDYFIEHGSVDELLEEIGLTTETAIKKIKMITPKKEKRA